GCTATGGTACAGCATGCGGTCGAATCGCACGGTAGGGCTTTCGAAGTGCGCTAGATCGGGAAGTATAGCCGCATCTTTGAACTGAAATGTGTACCAATTGCTTTCACTCTGAACGATGACGTTCGCTGAAACGGAACGTGCCGATTCGGCCGCGACGTAGAATGCAATGAGCCCGTCGTTTGACCCCCGAAACTCATGGAAGGCGTTCACGCTGCCGGGGCAAAACTCGACTTCGGCGGCACACGCTCTGCCATACGCCTTGACAAATAACGATCCGGCGATTAGTGTGCCGAGAAGAATTCCGCGCAGCGAGCTTCGCATTTCCTTTGCGTTGGTCAAGCTCGTTGACACTTCAACGAAAGATGCTAAGCTCCCATCATGGCAAGAGTGCTCGGTTTAGGCGGGATTTTCTTTAAATCGGAGCGGCCGCAAGAGCTGGCCGCGTGGTACCGCGACCACCTTGGACTGCCGATCGATGCGAGCAATTCCGCGCAGCTGGAGGGATTCGACGGCGAGCGGATGGCGATGAACGTTTTTGCCGTCTTCGATCGTGAATCCGACTACTTCGATCCAACGGTCGCGCAGTTCATGTTGAACTTCCGCGTCGACGATCTCGACGAGTTACTCGCGAAGCTCAAAGCCGAAGGTGTTTGGGTAGATGACCGTCGCGGCGATTACGAATACGGTCGCTTCGCCTGGATTCGCGACCTCGACGGCAATCGCATCGAGCTTTGGGAGCCGCCGCTCAAATCCAGTGAAGCAGAATGATATGGCGAGGCTAGAATTTGTTTGCAAAATCAGGAAGCGACGAGGACTTCAATCATGCTGCTTGGCAGGGTTCGGGATCTTTGATTCCCCTGGCCTTCGTCAGCCTTAGACAAACGTGCTGAGGCAGCGCTTGAACACGGCACTTACGTGGGCTCTTATCGTAGCATCCATCCCGATCAGTGCGAATTCTAAGTGCGGTACTGGCAATGCGCCAGGATACGACGACGTCACGGCCATAATGCTCAAGCGTGACCAGGGGTATTGGACGGCTTATAAGGGCTATCGGGCCAAGACATTCGACAGTTCTGCGTTTTGGGCTCTCTTCTGGAACTTGACACCGAAGTTCCCGAACACATACAGCCAATACGACTTAGATTACCAGGTCGGAACCTACGAGCTTAAGGCCTCACTGAGAGACGCCACCGCCATCTTGCGTCGCGATAAGTTTTTCGAACTCTCGGAACCTGAGGTCCTCGTGGTGGATACGCCGCAAGAGGTGTTATCCGTCAAGCGATGCCGCATTATTACGAGGATACAGTTGTATGACTGGGAAGGCGAGGATGCCGCAACGGTTAGGCTATTTGCTGATCTTCGGGCCCTCATAGTGAATTCCGAAAAGGTCAAGATATCGTCGAGGCCACGAGATTTTGAAGAAGTGCTGCTTTTCGATCCATAGCCCCGGACGCAAAGCCGCATCGCGTTGGGGGGATTAGGCATCTTGGAATAGCGGCGTGCCCGTAGTGTCGCGGTTTAATCGACGCGCTTAAAGCTGCAGCTTCGACACGCTCACCCTTCGACAGGCTCAGGGTGACATTGCGCTTCGACAGGCTCGCCCTTCGACAGGCTCAGGGTGACACGGCTTAGATTGGGAGTTCTTTGTCCAACACGAACACCTTCACCGTTTCGCGAAGCAGCCCGTCGCCTTCCATCGCTTCGGCGGTCTCGGGCAAAGCGACCGCCGCCATGAACTTCGCCACGTCACCGGTCTCAAAGCACGTAGCGATGTGGTTGTCGTCGGCCACGCCGTAATGTATCGGTTTTGCGATGCCGTATCTAGTCTTGAAAAATTCGGCGTGAGTTCGAAAACCTGCTTCCCATTTTGCCTGGTCTTTGCACTTTGCAATAACGAGGATTTTAGCCACTTTCGCATCTCCTTCGATCACTAAACTGGCCACGGTGATTCCGGAGCAGGCCCCTGCTCGCCTCCCCACGTTCCAGCCAAGGAGGCGGACGCTCCGGCGCGATTGAATTCAGGGCGAAAGTGACACCGCCCGACGTGCGTGTTTTGCAGAAAATTATTTTTGCGCTCTGCTCGATCGCACTACTTGCGGTCGCCGAGAGCGCGTGGGCAACGTATCATCTGCAAGGCGACGTCTTCGGGAGTGCGGTCTCTGGGCCGGTTACGACGGCACCGTTCTTCGACCGTTTCGATTCGGTCGTTTCCGGATCGGTCGCGGAGCGCAACGGAATAGGCGTGGGCGACGCCATCGATCTACGACGGATGACTTCTGATGCGCGATATTGGGAGCGCAACGAACTGCTCGCCGCAAGACCTCTTCGATTGGCGATCGTGCGTAACGGAACGGTTCGTCAGCTCACTGTCGGCCCCGAGCCCTATACGCAGGTTCCATTCTGGGCGTCCTCGCAGTGGCTATTCAACTGGGCATTCTGGCTCGGCTCCGCGCTGAGCATTTCGATCGCCGCTCTTCTGATGTGGCGGCGGCCCGACAGCGCCGAAGTGCGGCTGCTGGCGCTGACGGTCGTACTGATCAATCTGGGCGAGAACCTGTTTCCGATCAACGGGTGGCTCACGCCGTGGGCCAAATTGGATGTCGTACTGAACATCGTAGCGCAGTTCGTATTCAGTGCGGGCGTCGCGCTGCTTGCGGCCTACGCGCTACTTTTTGGACGGCCCATTTCAGTCGCACGTCGTATGCTCACGGGATTTGCCTATGCCGCGGCCGCGGTGTCGGCGCTGGTCTGGACCGGAGCCGCGCAAGGCGGTCCGGGGCCGGGCGGGTTGCTCGGTATCGCTGGCTTGTGGTTCGGTACGCTCGATCTCCACGCGTGGCTCTCTACGAGGCCGGTGATTGCATTTGCATTCGTCGTCGGG
This Candidatus Eremiobacterota bacterium DNA region includes the following protein-coding sequences:
- a CDS encoding VOC family protein; this translates as MARVLGLGGIFFKSERPQELAAWYRDHLGLPIDASNSAQLEGFDGERMAMNVFAVFDRESDYFDPTVAQFMLNFRVDDLDELLAKLKAEGVWVDDRRGDYEYGRFAWIRDLDGNRIELWEPPLKSSEAE